A single genomic interval of Aedes aegypti strain LVP_AGWG chromosome 1, AaegL5.0 Primary Assembly, whole genome shotgun sequence harbors:
- the LOC5565578 gene encoding probable cytochrome P450 6a14: MDPVTVILTIFVGLTGLVYFFLRREQQKWPRLGVPFAKNPHLLFGNVRGIFQKEHSCEILQRLYWEFKGRGLKLGGIMNFFQPAVLVIDPEISKSILVKDFNKFHDRGIFVDPAGDPLSANLFSLEGAQWKAMRTKMSPTFTSGKMKYMFESVLNVAERLKDYLAENCLKEDIELKNILQRFTMDVIGNVAFGVECNSIKNPSSEFRLMGLKANRFDGVRFLKFFIGGAYKNFAKKIKLKVVEDDVHKFFMSLVHSTVHYREGNNVKRNDFLNLLMEIKNKGKFSDEPNSGGEGITMNEIAAQCFIFFTAGFETSSTTINFCLYELANNPDIQDRLRNEIEDVVAKDGGELKYDTLLGMNYLDRVVSETLRKYSAVDNLFRISNSPYTPDGCNFTIPAGTLFQIPIHSMHHDPEYFPDPGRFDPDRFLPEVAKSRHPYCYLPFGEGPRVCIGMRFGLMQTKIGLVTLLRNFRFGPRSETPDRLQFEAKTFVLTPQTGIYLKIEPIGI, translated from the exons ATGGACCCAGTTACGGTGATTTTGACGATTTTCGTGGGCCTAACGGGGCTCGTCTACTTCTTTCTGAGGCGGGAGCAGCAGAAATGGCCACGATTAGGCGTTCCGTTCGCGAAGAATCCTCACCTACTATTCGGGAACGTTCGAGGAATATTCCAGAAAGAGCACAGCTGCGAAATCCTCCAGCGATTGTACTGGGAGTTCAAGGGCCGAGGATTGAAGCTCGGTGGAATTATGAACTTCTTCCAGCCGGCAGTGCTGGTTATCGATCCGGAGATCAGCAAGAGTATCCTGGTAAAAGATTTCAACAAGTTTCATGATCGCGGAATTTTCGTGGATCCGGCGGGGGATCCTCTGAGTGCCAATCTGTTCAGCCTGGAGGGAGCCCAGTGGAAGGCAATGCGTACGAAGATGTCTCCGACGTTCACCTCGGGGAAGATGAAGTACATGTTCGAGTCGGTTCTGAACGTGGCCGAGCGGTTGAAGGACTATTTGGCGGAGAATTGCCTGAAGGAGGACATCGAGCTGAAGAACATTCTGCAGCGGTTTACGATGGACGTGATTGGTAATGTGGCGTTCGGGGTTGAGTGTAACTCGATTAAGAACCCGAGTTCGGAGTTCCGGTTGATGGGCTTAAAGGCGAACCGGTTTGACGGGGTAAGGTTTTTGAAGTTCTTCATCGGAGGCGCCTATAAAAACTTTGCGAAGAAGATCAAGCTGAAGGTCGTGGAGGACGACGTTCACAAGTTCTTCATGAGTTTGGTGCACAGTACGGTGCATTACAGGGAAGGGAACAACGTGAAAAGAAACGACTTTTTGAATTTGCTGATGGAGATCAAGAACAAGGGAAAGTTCAGCGATGAACCCAATTCGGGCGGCGAGGGAATCACGATGAACGAGATAGCCGCGCAGTGTTTCATTTTCTTCACGGCCGGTTTCGAGACTTCGTCCACCACAATCAACTTCTGTCTGTACGAGTTGGCTAACAATCCGGATATTCAGGATCGATTGCGGAATGAGATTGAAGATGTAGTCGCTAAGGACGGAGGAGAGTTGAAATACGATACTCTGCTAGGTATGAACTATCTGGATCGAGTTGTCAGTG AAACCCTACGGAAGTACTCGGCGGTGGACAACCTCTTCCGCATCTCCAACTCGCCGTACACTCCGGACGGCTGCAACTTCACCATCCCTGCAGGAACCCTGTTCCAAATTCCCATCCACTCGATGCACCACGATCCGGAGTACTTCCCTGACCCAGGTCGTTTCGATCCGGATCGATTCCTACCGGAAGTGGCCAAATCCCGACACCCATACTGCTACCTGCCCTTCGGTGAAGGACCCCGCGTTTGCATCGGGATGCGATTCGGGTTGATGCAGACCAAGATCGGATTGGTTACGTTGCTGCGGAACTTCCGCTTCGGGCCCCGGTCCGAGACTCCGGACCGATTGCAGTTTGAAGCGAAGACGTTTGTGCTGACGCCGCAGACCGGGATATACCTGAAGATTGAACCGATCGGGATATGA